GCCCTGGTGCAGCAGATCGGCCTGCGCGACGCGCGCGTCGACGCGCTGCTTTGAACCTCACGCCATGAGCTCCTCACGCACCCACCGCTCCCTGTTAGCCTCACTGTTCTTCTGGGCGCTCGCCTTCGTCGTGCTTCCCGCGCACGCCCACAAGGCCAGCGATGCCTACCTGCAGCTTTCACGCGACGGCGACCGGATCGATCTGCGCTGGGACATCGCGCTGCGCGACCTCGATGCGGTGCTCGACCTGGACGCCAACGCCGACCAGAAACTTTCCTGGGGCGAGATACGCACCCGCCTGGACGACATCAAGGCCTACGCGCTGGGTCGGCTTCGTCTGCAGGACGGCCAGTGCGTGCCCGCCGAGACACAGCCACCTGCCATCGAGAATCGCATCGACGGCGCCTACCTCGTGCTGCAGATGCGCGCCCCCTGCAGCGCGGCCGCCGCGCTGTCCATCGACTACCGGCTCTTCCAGGACGTGGACCCGACGCATCGCGGCCTGCTGCGCGCGGAAACGAGGGGCTCCGGCGTGCCGCTGCTGCGCTCGCTGGATCCGTCGGCCGGTCCTGTCTCCATCGAGTGGGCGGGTGCGCAAGGCGCCGCGGCGCCCGCCAGCTTCTTCGGTGACGGCATCCACCACATCCTGATCGGCT
This region of Variovorax sp. RKNM96 genomic DNA includes:
- a CDS encoding HupE/UreJ family protein yields the protein MSSSRTHRSLLASLFFWALAFVVLPAHAHKASDAYLQLSRDGDRIDLRWDIALRDLDAVLDLDANADQKLSWGEIRTRLDDIKAYALGRLRLQDGQCVPAETQPPAIENRIDGAYLVLQMRAPCSAAAALSIDYRLFQDVDPTHRGLLRAETRGSGVPLLRSLDPSAGPVSIEWAGAQGAAAPASFFGDGIHHILIGYDHILFLICLLLPAVLKRRDGGWTPVLAWKDAALPMLGIVTMFTIAHSITLALAGLKIVTISPRIIEPAIAVTIIVAALDNIWPVLRGRRKLFSFLFGLIHGFGFAGALGELELPTHQFVLALLQFNLGVEAGQLAVVAVALVVLLGLRNWRRYPPLVLHGGSMAAVALATAWLCERVLDVKVLPFS